From the Borreliella afzelii genome, the window AGTGACCAAGATTTAATTCATTAAAAATCTCACCCTTTAAATTTAAAATTATACTAGGATCTCTAAAAAGACTTTTTATTTCTTTGATTACAAGAACTTTTAAAGAACTATCACGCCTTTCAATAGCCTGGCCCATAACATTTAAAAATAAAATATTCTCATAAAAATTTTTCACATCAAAAAAGGGTACATATTTTTTAGGAGATGCAACCGGATTTTTGCAATATACTCTAAAAACATCTAAATAAGGTAAAGTTCTCGACAAGCCAACAATCTTAGATAGAACAGATAAAACATTTTTTAATACATATTCTACTCGAGATAAATGATCTTCTCTTGAAATTACTTCTGAATTACTAATATCATCGGATATTAAAAAATAATTTGATATAATACTTTTAACAATATCCTCATCTATCTCAATATCTTTTAATGTATACAAAATGTCAAAAAAATAATTCAAATACTTACTAACACTTGAAAAGCTGGTTCCAAATCCAACTTCAAGATCAACGATACTAATATTTTCAACATTATCTAAAAGATCTACATTGAAAAATGAAAAAAAAGATTTGTAAGGGAAAAACGCCAAACTATTAAAAACATAATAAAACTCAAACATATCAGATACAGTTTTGTAAGTATTAGATGAAATAGAATTAATATACTCATTTATCTTGATCTTAAGAGATTCTTCTAAATCGTTTTGGGTCTTTTCTTTTTTCAAAAAAAGCTCATATTCACCTTCATCCAAAAAATCTTCCAAATTTTTCTTAGAATGAATAACTTTATTTTGAATAAGTTCTAAAATAGTTTGCTCAACAACAATGCCACCTTTTTCTAATTTCTTAAAAAATTCTTTCAATTCCATTGAATATCGGCAAACACTAAAAAACATTTCTACAAAACCAATATACAAACATTGCCTCTTAAAATCTATTACTGGATTTTTACACATTTCATTAATTTGATTTTCTAAGTTTTTTATAATATAAACTTTATAAATATCTTCTCTACTTTTGTCCTTCTGAAAAAAATTTAAAATAGTTAGCCACATTCTCATAAGAAATGATTCTTCCATTAAACGCCCTGAAAGAAATTTTTCAAGCTGAGAATCAACATCAGGCTCATTACTACAATTGGGCAAAACAAACTCGGAAGAATTCAAACCTAAGCTTTTTCTTATATCATTCATCAACCTATTTTTAGTCTCTCTTGAAAGCTGACCTATAGCGTTATATACACTATTGTTATTACCACTCATAAAACCCCAATAAAACCATTTAAAAAAATAAAAGCACTACTTATAACATACTTCAAATAAATTAAAATTGTAAATCAATTTTAGAAAAAAAATATTTACACTATAATATAATTTTATATGAATCTAGGAAAGAATAATCAAAATATAATTAAAATTGGTAAAATATTTAAAAAAAACAACTACGAATTATATTTGGTTGGAGGCGCTTTAAGAGACTTGCTGCTTAATAAACAACCTTGTGATTTTGATTTTGCAACAAATGCAACTCCCGAAGAAATAATAAAGTTATTTCCAAATAATATTAAAACAGGAATAAAACACGGCACAATTGGTATTATTTTTAACAAAAAAATCTTTGAAATCACTACATATAGAATAGAAAAAGAATATGAAAAAAAAAGAGCCCCTAAACAAGTAAAATATACTAAAAATTTAATTAAAGATCTTAAAAGAAGAGATTTTACAATCAATGCAATTGCAATGGATATTTTTAACTTTAACATAATAGATTGCTATGATGGAAAAAAAGATCTTAATAAGAAAATAATAAGATGTATAGGAAACCCAAATAAAAGGTTTGAAGAAGACGCACTTAGAATACTAAGGGCAGCAAGATTTTCATCCACACTTAATTTTAATATTGAAAAAAATACTTTAATTTCAATGAAATATAAAAAAGAAAATATTTTAATGATTTCAAAGGAAAGAATAAAAAATGAATTTCAGAAATTGTTAGAAGGTGTAAATATACAAAAAGGAATTTATTATCTTAAAAAAGTTGATTTTTTTAAAAATTTTTTCAATCTAGAAATAAAAACAAAATTAATCAAAAAAACTGTCCTGCTTAACAAAGACAAATTTTATCTAAAGGCAATCACTATATTGACAATTGAAAAACCTATAAAAGAACTAAAAGAAAACTTAACTTCACTTAAATTTTCAAATAAAGAAATTAAGTTAATTTTATTCTATAGAAGCATAATCGATAATAACAATATTTTTAATGTCAAAAAATTAAGTGATATTAGATATTTGCTTAGTAAAAGCACAAGAGAACATTATAAAGAAATAATTGATATATACAAGGCACTCAAAGGAAAAAAGAAGAAATATTTATTTATAACAAAAAACATAAAAAGAAAAAAATTACTAAAAAGTCCCCTCTCTTTAAAAGATTTGAAAATAAATGGTAAAGATATTCAAAATATCATACAAATAGAAGACAAAAATATCGGTAAAATTTTAAACATACTACTAAGCTATGTAATTGAAAACCCCAAGCTTAATACTAAAAATTATCTTATAAAAAAAATAAAAACCTTAAAGATTAATATCTTCCATAGCTTTTAAAGCTACCTCAGCCGCTCTCATTTCGGCCTCTTTTTTAGATTTGCCCTTTCCATTTGATATAAACTTTTCTCCAACATAAAGTTCAACGCAAAAAACTTTATCATGATCTGGACCTATTTCCTTGTCTAGCTTATAATTTGGTGAGATTTTATATTTCTTTTGAACATATTCTTGCAACAAACTCTTATAATCTTTAAAATCTCCCCTATTAAACATCAATCGTATATACATGTCAAAAAGTCCAACCACAAATTCTGTTGCTATTAAAAACCCACTATCAAGATAAATAGCACCTACAAAAGCCTCAATAGCATCTGCAAGAATGCCTTTTTTGTTGCGACCATCATTACTCTCCTCTCCCCTGCCAAGCAAAATATAAGAACCAAGATCAATCTCTCTAGCAATACTAGATAGGGAATCTTCACTAACAATATAAGATCTAGCCTTACTAAGCTCTCCTTCACTCTTATTTGGATAAGTTTTATAAAGATGATCAGTGATAATCAAATTAAGCACAGAATCTCCCAAAAATTCCAATCTCTCATTATTGTCGGATTTTTGATCCAACTCATTAGAATACGACGAATGACTCAATGCTGTATTTAATAAATCAAAATTATTAAAATCAATGCTCAAATTTTCCAAAAATTCACTTAATTGAGCTTTTCTTTCATTACTAAAACAAAAATCGGAAGAATTTTTTTTCATCAACCTTTTCTCTTTTTAATAAAATTAACAACATCGCCTACCGTCTCAAATTCATTGGCTTCGTTCTCCGGGATCTTATCATCAAAAGCCTCTTCAAGCAAATATAAAAGCTCATAAATATCAAGACTATCTGCATTAAGATCCTCAACAAATCTGGAGTCTATAGTAATTTCATCTTCTTTTTTATCAAGCTGCTCAGATATAATAGATCTAACCTTGCTAAAAATTTCATCATTATCCATGAATATACCTTCCTTGCCACAAACTACAAACTTATTTCTAGATATTGGTTATTTCTATAATATCCGCATTTTAAACAAATTCTGTGTCTCACTACAAGATTACCACAATTAGAACATTCCTGAAATTGTGGAATTTTCTTCCGCATGTTTATACTACGCCTTGTTCTACTCCTAGATTTTGAAGGCTTAAATTTTGGAACAGCCATTACTTTCTCCTACTACTTTTAAACTACATTAAATTATCTTAATAATATATATATTAACCAAGTCATTTGTCAATAAACTTAGATTTCAATCTATTAAACACCAATTCTGGAACAAAATGAGAAAGATCAACATCCTTTTTCCTCATCAATTCTTTTACAAAATCTGACCTTACGTATAAATGCTCCGCACTACTTGGCAAAAATATAGTATCAATTTTAAAATTGAGCTTATTATTAACAAGATATCTCTCAAACTCTATATCAAAATCATTAAAAGCCCTAATTCCCCTAACAATAAATTTAATAGAATTAATTAATGCATAATCAACAATAAACCCACTATAACTATCTACAAATACATTTAAAAAATTTAAAGACGAAATAACATCTTTTGTAAGAGTAAACCTCTCAATATCACTTAGCAAATATTTTTTTGATTTGTTTTTAGCTACCAAAACAACAACTTTGTCAAAAATAGCCAATGATCTTTTAATTAAATCAATATGACCCCAGGTAATTGGATCAAAAGATCCGGGAAAAACTGCCACCTTCATATCAAGAAAGCCTAAACCCTCTATTAATATCTTTAAGAATTTTTTTGCGCCATATTGGTTGTTCTTCTAAATTTTCAAATTCAATTTCTTTAATAATCTTGAAATATAAATATTCTCCTCTAGAAGATGTATCCACAATAACAAATTTACCAACACCCTTATAAACTAATTTTTCATTACTTGAAAGATTATTTTCAACCGTTAATTTGTTGATAACGCAATCAAAATGAACAGGCTTATCTTCATTTTCAACCTTTAAAGACATACTAAAAATAAGATCATTTATTTTTTTTTCACAAATAGCACAAGCAATATCAAGATTTATTCTTGTTCTAAATTTTATATTTTTTCTTCTAGATTTGCCTTTAAAAACATTTTGTTTATCTGCATTCAAAACAGTCAATCTATTATTAAAACTGTTTAACGGAGCAACATTTTGACTTTTACTCTCGGAATTTAATCTTTTATTTTTAACACCATAAAAACGCTTATTAAATTTTTGAAGATTGCTCCCCTTAAACTTACTTTGAGTATATTTCAAAATCAACTCTCCTTAACAATAATAAATAAATATTTACCCTCTAAAAAATAACAACAAAATTTTAAGGACAAAATTACCTACATAACTTGAAAGTTTTTCAACAAATCAAAATTTTAAATCTTTAGCTTTTAAAATACAAAAGTGCAATTAAATCTGCATTGAAATTAATAAGAATGATTAATTAATTCTTTTAATCGTAACAAATATAAGATAGAGTTTGACAAAATTATTTTTAAAAAAATAAAAGCCTAAATCTTAAACAAAGATTAACAAAACAAAAGATCATTCAAAAAATAATTTTTACTCTTAACCTTAATATAATTTGTTTTATCTTATGACCCAATTTACTAAAATATTTAAAATAGCTTAAAAACTAATGCTCAACTTCTTTTAAAATTAAGACGCTCCTTTATCTTCATAGCAGCTTTACCAATTCTATTTCTCATATAATAAAGCTTTGCCCTTCTGACCTTTCCTCTTCTTAAAACTTCAACTTTTTCTATAATAGGAGAATACACTGGAAAAATTTTTTCAACACCTATTCCTGAAGAAATTTTTCTAACCAAAAATGTTTTGCCAATTCCTTTATTTTGAAAAGAAATAATAATTCCTTCAAAACTCTGCAACCTTTCATTATTACCTTCAATAATTTTATAAACAACCTTCACAGTATCTCCCACATTAAAGACAAAAGCCTCATTTTTCTTATTTTGAGCTTCAATTTTTCTTATCAAATCCATTATCTTCTCCTATTATCTCTAAATATTTAAGGTATAAATCATATCTATTTTTTTTAGTTTTTTCTATAGCTTTTAAAAGCCTCCAATTCTTTATATTCTCATGGTGCCCGGAAACAAGAACCTCTGGAACCTTTATCCCCATAAAATTATAAGGTCTAGTATAATGAGGATATTCAAGTAACCCATTTTTCATACCAAATGATTCTTCTAATAAAGAATTGGGATTTATTACTCCATCTAGCAACCTATATATACTATCTATTAAAACAAGAGCTGAAATCTCTCCTGAAGATAAAACATAATCTCCAATAGAAATCTCAAAATCAACATACAAATCTATAATACGCTGATCAATTCCTTCATAT encodes:
- a CDS encoding CCA tRNA nucleotidyltransferase; this encodes MNLGKNNQNIIKIGKIFKKNNYELYLVGGALRDLLLNKQPCDFDFATNATPEEIIKLFPNNIKTGIKHGTIGIIFNKKIFEITTYRIEKEYEKKRAPKQVKYTKNLIKDLKRRDFTINAIAMDIFNFNIIDCYDGKKDLNKKIIRCIGNPNKRFEEDALRILRAARFSSTLNFNIEKNTLISMKYKKENILMISKERIKNEFQKLLEGVNIQKGIYYLKKVDFFKNFFNLEIKTKLIKKTVLLNKDKFYLKAITILTIEKPIKELKENLTSLKFSNKEIKLILFYRSIIDNNNIFNVKKLSDIRYLLSKSTREHYKEIIDIYKALKGKKKKYLFITKNIKRKKLLKSPLSLKDLKINGKDIQNIIQIEDKNIGKILNILLSYVIENPKLNTKNYLIKKIKTLKINIFHSF
- the rnc gene encoding ribonuclease III encodes the protein MKKNSSDFCFSNERKAQLSEFLENLSIDFNNFDLLNTALSHSSYSNELDQKSDNNERLEFLGDSVLNLIITDHLYKTYPNKSEGELSKARSYIVSEDSLSSIAREIDLGSYILLGRGEESNDGRNKKGILADAIEAFVGAIYLDSGFLIATEFVVGLFDMYIRLMFNRGDFKDYKSLLQEYVQKKYKISPNYKLDKEIGPDHDKVFCVELYVGEKFISNGKGKSKKEAEMRAAEVALKAMEDINL
- the acpP gene encoding acyl carrier protein; its protein translation is MDNDEIFSKVRSIISEQLDKKEDEITIDSRFVEDLNADSLDIYELLYLLEEAFDDKIPENEANEFETVGDVVNFIKKRKG
- the rpmF gene encoding 50S ribosomal protein L32; amino-acid sequence: MAVPKFKPSKSRSRTRRSINMRKKIPQFQECSNCGNLVVRHRICLKCGYYRNNQYLEISL
- the coaD gene encoding pantetheine-phosphate adenylyltransferase; translated protein: MKVAVFPGSFDPITWGHIDLIKRSLAIFDKVVVLVAKNKSKKYLLSDIERFTLTKDVISSLNFLNVFVDSYSGFIVDYALINSIKFIVRGIRAFNDFDIEFERYLVNNKLNFKIDTIFLPSSAEHLYVRSDFVKELMRKKDVDLSHFVPELVFNRLKSKFIDK
- the rplS gene encoding 50S ribosomal protein L19, which gives rise to MDLIRKIEAQNKKNEAFVFNVGDTVKVVYKIIEGNNERLQSFEGIIISFQNKGIGKTFLVRKISSGIGVEKIFPVYSPIIEKVEVLRRGKVRRAKLYYMRNRIGKAAMKIKERLNFKRS
- the trmD gene encoding tRNA (guanosine(37)-N1)-methyltransferase TrmD; this translates as MKFTVISLFPVIIKPFFENSIMKKAINKGIVSFELVDVRDFSKDKHKRCDDLPYGGGAGMVLKAEPMFFALEHVEAAKKTTIFLSPSGIKYTQELAYSLSKKEEIVIICGRYEGIDQRIIDLYVDFEISIGDYVLSSGEISALVLIDSIYRLLDGVINPNSLLEESFGMKNGLLEYPHYTRPYNFMGIKVPEVLVSGHHENIKNWRLLKAIEKTKKNRYDLYLKYLEIIGEDNGFDKKN